Sequence from the Sphingomonas koreensis genome:
GCGGCGACAGCGGCACGCGCTGCTCGCCGATCACTGCCTCGCCGCTGCCCTCGACCACGACGAACACCGTCCCGTCGGTCGAGCGGCGGGGCTTGGTTGCAAAGCCGGCGGGGATCAGCCGGACATGCGCGGCGATCGTCGGCATCACCGGGCCGCCATCGGCTGGGTTCACGAACTCCAGCGCATGGCCAAGATGCGGGTCGATCGCCGCGCCCGCCGCCATCTGGTCGAGCGAAGCGCGCCAATCCTGATAGCGATAGTGGAACATGGGCTGATGCGCCGGACGGCGGTCGGCCGCGCTGCCGCGAAACGGGCGCAGGTTGCGCCCATATTGGGCGAGCGTGCTGCCCGGCGCGGCGGTTTCCGGATGAACTTCGGTCTCCAGCCGCTCGGCGAAGCCCGCGTCGAAATGCTGCACCGTCGGGATGTCCAGCCCGTCGAGCCAGATCATCGGCTGCGCGCTGGGGTTGCCGTGATCGTGCCACTGGCCGCCCGGCGTCAGGACAAGGTCGAAGGGCTGCATCACCGCCTTCTCGCCATCGACACTGGTATAGGCGCCCTCGCCCTCCATCACGAAGCGCAGCGCGCATTGCGTGTGCCGGTGGCACGGCGCGACCTCGCCCGGCAGGATCAGCTGGAGCCCGGCATAGAGGCTGGGGGTGATCGACGACTGGCCGGCGAGGCCCGGATTCTCGAGGATCAGCACGCGCCGCTCCGCCTGCGCGGCGCTGATCAGGTCGCCCGCGCGCATCAGATAGTCGCGCGCACTGGCATAGGACCAGGCATGCGGCCGGGCGGGCGAATTGGGCTGCGGCGGCACCAGCGCGCTCAACACCTCCCAGAGCGGGGTCAGCCCCTCGGGCGCCATCGCGTCATAGAGCGCCTGCAGCTGTGCCTGCTGATCGTTGGGCAGCGGCGTCACCATTTGAGCTGCTCCAGCCCACAGAACGGGTCGACCGGGCTGACGCCGGAGAATGGCTCGCGCCCCAGCAGCCGGGGGACCAGCGCGCGCTGCACGCTCTCCAGCCCGCAATAGGCATTGATATAGGTCGCCATGTCGGGGGCATCGAACAGATAGAAGGGCTGGCCGAGCGAGATCATCAGCGTCGGGATCTCGGGCCCGAAGCGATGCATCGCCTTGCGCGTCCCGCCGTGCAGCTTGCCCCAGTCGAGGAAGATGCTGCCGATCGTCGGGGTCGCCTCCTGTCCCGCCAGATAGACGATCAGATCGGCATCCGCGCGCGTCGGACGATTGTCGGGATCGAAGTCGCTGACCTCGAAGCCCTCGGCGCGCAACGCGTCCTTGAACGCGTCGAGGTCGCGCGGCTGCGCGCCGATAAAGAAGCTCCAGCCCGCATCCGCAATCACCACGACGCGGCGGTGGCGCACCGGATCGATCGGCAGCAGGCCCTGCGTGTCCTTGACCAGCGTGATCCCCTGCCCCGCCGCCTGCTCGGCGACGGTGCGGTTCGCGGGAACGCTCAGCCGTTCGCGGACGGTCTCGACCGGGGGCAGCCGCTCGTCGGCGCTCATCCGATGCAGCCCGAGCTTCGCCTTGAAGGTGAGGATCTTTTCGACCGCAGCCTCCAGCCGTGCCTCGGACAGGCGGCCCTCGCGAAGCCCCTTCATCATCAGGCCGACATCCTCGGCGGGCGAGCGGCTGAACAGGAACATGTCGCAGCCATTCTCGATCACCGCGGGCACCCGCTCCTCGCGGTCTGCCCAGCTGGTGAGGCCGCCCATGCCGGTCGCGTCGGACACGATCAGCCCCTTGAAGCCCAGCCGATCGCGCAGCAGCTCCCGATTGAGCAGGTGCGAGACCGATGCCGGACGGAACGCCTCGCGCCCCGCATCGGGCAGCAGCGAGCGGACGAAGGCGGGAAGCGCGATATGCGCCGACATCACGGTCATCACCCCATCGGCGATCACCTGACGGTAGAGCTTGCCGAAGCTGGCTTCCCAGGCGTCCATGTTGAGCGGATTGACCGTGGTGACGAGATGCTGGTCGCGATCGTCATATCCCTCGCCCGGCCAGTGCTTCGCCGTCGCCGCGACGCCGCGCGCCTGCAGCGCCTGGATATAGGCGCGCGCCTGATCGCCGATCCGGGCGATGTCCGAACCGTAGGAGCGCGTTCCGACCGCCGGGTTGCGCCATGCGGCGTTGATGTCGATCACCGGGGTGAAAGACCAGTTATAGCCCAGCGCCGCACTTTCCTCCGCCACGACGCGGGCAAGCTCCGCGGTCAGGTCGAGATCGTCGCAGGCGGCGATCCCCAGCTGGTTGGGGATCGCGGTCGAGAAGCGGTAAGAGATCGTGCCGCCCTCGATATCGCCGCTGATCACCACCGGCGTTTCGGCGCTGTCGATCGCGGCGCGCGTCGCCGCCCAAGCCTTGCCAAGGTCATGCCCCGGAAAGCGATGGATGCCGCCGGGTTTCAGCGCTGCGAGACCGGCGATTTCCTCCAGCGTGTCCTGCTCGGCGGCGAAGATGAACAGCTGCCCGATCTTGTCCTCGACGCTGAGCGTGGCGAGCTGCCGGTCGACCCAGGCGCGGTCCTCGACGCTGAGGGCGAGCGGGTCGGACGTCGGGTTTGCGGGTTCAAGGGTCACTGGGGCTCCTGGGCGGTCTGGATGTCGGAATAGCCGCGCATGCCGATCAGCAATGCGAGCACGGCAAGCGGCGAGGCGATGGCGCAGGTGATCGCCAGCGCGTCGGGCAGGCGCTGCGGATCGCCGAACCAGAAGTCGGTGATCAGCGCGACCGCGGTCGGGCCGAGCGCGGCGCCGATCAGGTTGATTGTCAGCATGTACAGCGCCGACAGCAACGCGCGCATTCGGTTGGGCGTCAGTTCCTGCAACGCGGCGAGCCCGCCGCCGAAATTGAACCCGGCGAAGAAGTTCATGATGCCGATCAGGATCAGCGCCAGCCCCGCGCTCGGCATCAGCGGAAAGCCGATCGTCACGGGGATCAGGACCAGGAATCCGATCAATGCGGTCTGGAGGTTCGCCCGCTCATAGCCGCGGCCGCGCAGCCAGCTCGCGAAGAAACCGCCTGCCAGCGCGCCGCTGGTGCCGCAGAAGAACACGATCAGGCCATAGGACGCACCGATCTCAGCGGTGCTCCAGCCAAATTTTCGCTCGAGGAATGCGGGGATCCACGCGCCGGTGCCGTTGCCGACGAAGATCATCAGCGCAAAACCGAGCGCAATGCCGAGATAGGCCCGCTTGCGCCCTCCCAGATGCGACAGGAAGTGCGAAATCGGCACCTTCGCCCCCTCCCCCGCCACCCCCTGCCGCACGGGCTCGCGCACCGTCAGCAGCAACAGCGAAAGCAGCAGTCCGGGGACGCCGAGCGCCAGGAACACGATGTGCCAGCCCTTGAGCGCACCGACCAGCGGCAGCACCACTTCTTCGCCGGGCGGCACCACCGTCGAGATGAGCCCACCGATCAGCAGCGCACAAGCGCCGCCCAGATAGATGCCCATCTGATAGACGCCCATCGCGGCGGGCAGCTTGTTCTTCGGGAAATAGTCGGCGAGCAGCGAATAGGCCGAGGGGCTCAATCCGCCCTCGCCCGCGCCGACGCCGACCCGCGCGGCGAACAGCAGCGGGAAGGAACGCGCGAGACCGCAGAGCGCGGTCATCCCGCTCCACAGAAACACCGAAAAGGCGATGATGTTGCGCCGGTTAGACCGGTCTGCGAGCCGCGCCACCGGAATCCCGACCGCGACATAGAAGATCGTGAAGCTCAGCCCGTAGAGCAGACTCATCGCGGTGTCGGAAACCTGAAGGTCGTTCTTGATCGGCTGGACAAGCAACGCCAGCGCCTGCCGGTCGACGAACGCCAGCGTATTGGCGAGCATCAGGATGATCGCGGCATACCATGCGCTTGCAGCGGACGGCCATCCGGTGGCCCCTGCCCGGTCCGGAGCACCGGCCATCACCACGCCCCTGCAAATGCGGGGGAACATGCGGCCTTCCGGCAACGGCGAATATGGATATTCTCCATCAAAGCCCTCTCCTGAACTGCGCCCGGACTCTATGGCCCCGATTCTTGTTTAGCGCTAAATCTTGCCTTTGCCGGTAACTCTGCGAAAAGGACCGCCATGTCAACCCAGAGGCTAGATCATTGATTTGGATGGAGTGGAAAGTGAACCGGCGTAAAGGGCTGCGCCCATGAGCCAGCGTTCGCGCCGGTCGAGCTCGGCGGTCACGATCAACGAGGTCGCCGCCCGGGCCGGCGTCTCGGCAATGACCGTCTCCAACGTGCTGCTCGGCCGCAAGAAGGTTTTGGAGAGCACGCGCGACGCGGTCTACCAGGCGGTCGAGGAACTCGGCTACACCCCCAATGCCGCCGCCCGTGCGCTGGCGAGCGCGTCCCAGCTGCGCCTCGGGCTTATCTATCGCAACCCGCAGAGCGCCTTTCTAAGCGCGGTTCTGGTCGGCGCGCTCATCGCATCCGCACGGCTCGGCGCCCAATTGCTGATCCGCAGCTGCGATGCGGAGAATGAGGAAGCCACGGCAGCGACACTGAACGGCCTTGTCCGCAGCGGCGCAAACGCGCTGCTTCTGCCTCCGCCCTTCTGCGAGATCGTCGATCGCTCGCCCGAACTGCTGGCAGCAGGCGTGCCGATGATGGCGCTCTCGTCGGGGCGGGAGCTCACGCATATGCCCGGCGTTCGCGTTGATGACTATGAAGCGGCGCGCGCGATGACCCTGCGTCTGATCGCGCTGGGCCATCGGCGCATCGCGCTGATCGAAGGCCCCATTCAGCATTATGCGAGCGCGACGCGCCTCGCCGGCTATCGATCCGCGCTGGCCGCTTCGGGGATCGAGGAAGACGAGTCGCTGATCGCCAAGGGCGATTTCACCTATGATTCGGGCCTGGTCGCAGCTCAGCGCCTGCTCGACCTGCCGCAGCGTCCGACCGCGATCTTCGGGTTCAACGATGATATCGCGGCAGCCGTGGTCTCCGAGGCGCATCGCCGCGGCATCGTCATTCCCGACGAACTGTCCGTCGTGGGGTTCGACGACACGCCGATCGCCGTGAAGATCTGGCCACCACTCACCACGGTCCGCCAGCCCATCGTGGAAATATCCGACCTTGCCACGCAGCGCCTGGTGGAGGCCCTACGGCAGCCCAAGGAGGGCGGGACGACGACTACGGTGCACATCCCGTTCTCGATCATCGAGCGGGAATCGACCGGCCCGGTGAAACCTTAGCCAGGTGAATTGACGAAACACCGGAGAACGTGTCTCTCATTGCCCTGATGTCTGGGAATCAGAATGAGATCGGGGCGCTTGCTCCGCTGGTCGGCTACCACCTCCGTCGCGCCTCCGGCGCCTTCGCGGCGGATTTCGCCGCAGCGGTGGAAGGGACGGGAATGCGCCAGGTGCTGATCGGCATCCTTGCGATCGTGTCCAACGACAAGGGGATCAATCAGGGCGCGGTCGGCCGCATGCTGGGAATCAAGCGCGCCAACATGGTCTCGCTGATCAACGAGCTGGTCGATGCCGGGCTGCTGGAGCGCGAGGTCGATCCGACCGACCGGCGCGCCTTCCTGCTCAACCTCAGCTCTGCCGGGCGGGCGACGCTGGCCGAATGCCTGGCTCGGATCGAGGCGCATGAGAAGAAGATGCTCGCAGGGTTCACCGATGCGGAACGCGCGACCTTGCTCGACCTGCTGGGCCGGATCGAGCGGCGCGGCGGCGCGGCCTCCTAGTCGGCAAGGATCAACGCATCGAGGGCAACCACACCCTCGCCCCGCGGATAGACGACCACCGGGTTGAGGTCGATCTCGCGAATGGATGGCGTACCCGCCAGGACCCGGCCGAGGTCGCTGATCAGCCGGGCGACCGCATCGACATCGAGCGCAGGCGAACCGCGATAGCCGTCGAGCAACGCGCCCTGCTTGAGCTTGCGCAGCTCGGCGACAATTGCCGCGTGCGTCAGATCGGCGGGGAGCAGGCGGACGTCGTGGAGCAGCTCGGCCGTGACTCCGCCGAACCCGGCAAGGATGACAGGACCCCAATCCGGATCGTTGCGCGCGCCGATGATCAGCTCCACGCCGCGTCTGCCCATCGCCTCGACTTGCGCACCTTCGACTATGATTCCCGCATCATAGGCCGCGATATTGCCGTGGAGCCTTACCCACGCCGCATCGAGTGCGGCGTCATCGGCGATGTTGAGGATCACGCCCCCCGCGTCGCTCTTGTGGCTCAGCGCAGCCGCCTGCGCCTTGATCGCGACCGGATAGCCGGTGCGTGCGGCGACCGCCCTCGCCTCTTCCGCGTTCTTCGCAAAGCCGCCAGCGGGGAAGGGAATGCCGGCGGGGGCAAGCAGCTGCTTGGCGCGATATTCAGGGATCACGCCCGACGGCAGATCGACTGTCACCGACGCTGCACCAGCGCGTTCGAAGTCGCGCTCGGCGAAACGTCCCAGATGCCGCAGCGCGCGAAAAGCACGATCGGGCGAGGGGAAATAGGTGACCCCGATCGTCCGCAACGCGTCGATATATTCGGCGGGCACCGGCGCACCCTCGTCGAGCCCGGCGAAGATCACCGGCTTTTCGGGCTGCAATGCCTTCACTGCATCGATGATCGCGGGAAATTTGCGCGCCGAGGTGGCTTCGTCGGTCTGGATGATTCCGAACACCAGCGCCGAGAAATTGCCGTCCGCGAGCAGCGGGATCATCGTGCGGCGATACAGGTCGGGATCGACCAGCGCCTGTGCGGTCAGATCCATCGGATTCGAGACGGGGATGAAATCGGGGATCGCGGTTCGCATCGCAGCCGCAGTCTCCCCGGCCATCGCGGGAAGGTCGAGACCGATCCGCTCGGCCAGATCGAGGGTGAGCGCCTTGAACGCACCCGATTCGGTCAGCACGGCGGTACCGCCCTTGCGCACGGGCTTGCCCCGCACCGCGAGCTCGAGCACGTCGCCGAGCGCCTCCAGGCTGTCGACGAGGACGACGCCGGCGCGCTCGACCTTCGCCTTCATCAACTGCCAGTCGCCGGCCATCGCGCCGGTATGCGTCGCCGCGGACTCGCGCGCGGCGTTCGACGTGCCGGGGTGGAGCAGCACGATATGCTTGCCGGCGGCACGCGCTCTTTCGGCCAGCGCCAGGAAGCGGGCAGGCTTGCGGAACTGCTCGACGATCATGCCGATCGCGAGCGTTGCCGGATCGCCGATCAGATGCTCGACATAGTCCTCGACGCCGCTCGCGGCCTCGTTGCCGGTAGAGACCGAGAGGGTGATGCCCAGTCCCTTGCCCATCAGCATGGTGCCCAGCACCACCGCCATTGCCCCCGACTGGCTGACAATGCCGGCCGCAGGCTTGTCCTTGAGGTCGAGCACCGGCGCCTCGACGAAGGTCAGCGGCACGCCCGCAGCATAGTTGACCAGCCCCAGACAGTTCGGCCCCTCGACCACCATGCCATGTTCGGCGGCAATCCGTGCGACCTCGGCCTGCGCCGCCAATCCTTCTTCGCCGCCCTCCGCGAACCCCGCCGCGAAGATGATCGCCGCGCCCACGCCGCGTTCGGCGAGCGCCTGTACCGCCGGCAGCACCGCCGGTCCGGGAACCGCCAGAACGGCCGCGTCGATGCCGTGCGGCAGTTCGTCGATCGTCTTCAGGCAAGGCCGCCCGCCGATCTGGTCGCGCTTCGGGTTGATCAGGTGGATCTCGCCCGCATAGCCATGCCGCTCAAGGTTGCGCAGCACTGAATTGCCGAGCGCGCCCGGTGTGGACGAGGCACCGACGATGACGACCGAGCGCGGAGTGAGGAGTCGGGAAAGGTCGGGCATTGTTCATCCTTAAATCCTCCCCGGTACGGGGAGGATCTCTAGTGGATCACGCTTTCACGCGGTCCTTGTCGTATGCGCCGAGGCCCGGCTTGTAGCTCTTCTCGTCGATGAACTGGCGAATGCCTTCCTTGCGGCCGTCATCATCATAGCTGTTGGCGGCCTCCTGCGCCCGGATCAGGTAATCCTCGGCCTCGTCATAGGGCAGGATCGAAACGCGGCGGACCGCGTCCTTGGTGGCCTTGAGCGCCACGGGGTTCTTGCGGAGCAGGACGTTGGCGACCTCGGTCACGCGGTCCCTGAGCCGTGCCAGCGGCAGCGCTTCGTTGACCAGGCCCCATTCGGCGGCAGTCTTGCCGTCGATATTCTCGCCCATCATCGCGTGGTACATCGCCTTGCGGAACGGCATCAGCTCGACCGCCACCTTGGTCGCGCCGCCGCCCGGGAGGATGCCCCAGTTGATCTCGCTGAGGCCGAACTGCGCTTCGTCGGCCGCAAAGGCGAGATCGCAGGCGAACAGCGGACCATAGGCTCCGCCGAAGCACCAGCCATTGACCATCGCGATCGTCGGCTTCTGGTACCAGCGCAGCCGGCGCCACCAGCCATAGGCCTCGCGCTGCGCCTGCCGCGTCGCGCCCAGCCCCTGCGCCTCGGTCTCGCGGAAATATTCCTTGAGATCCATGCCGGCGCAAAAGGCCTCGCCTTCACCCGTCAGCACCAGCACGCCGACATCCTCGCGATATTCCAGCGCGTCGAGCACCTCCATCATTTCGCGGTTGAGCGTGGGGCTCTGGGCATTGCGCTTGTCCGGCCGGTTGTACTTCACCCAGGCGATGCCGTTCGCGACATCATAGGCGACAACGCCATTGGTGCTCAGCTGTGTCATTCTGCTTCCTTCGTTTCCCGCCCTCGCAGGCGGCGATCCCATGTCAAATCGGATAGTGGCCGGGTTCGGTCTCGATCGTGATCCAGCGCAGCTCGGTGAAGGCGTCGATCCCGGCCTTGCCGCCGAATCGGCCATAGCCGGACGCCTTGACCCCGCCGAACGGCATCTGCGCCTCGTCATGCACGGTCGGGCCGTTGACGTGGCAAATGCCCGACTTGATCTGTCTGGCGACCCTGAGCCCGCGCGCGGTATCGCGGGTGAAGACCGAGGCCGAGAGGCCGTAC
This genomic interval carries:
- a CDS encoding spinster family MFS transporter, with the translated sequence MAGAPDRAGATGWPSAASAWYAAIILMLANTLAFVDRQALALLVQPIKNDLQVSDTAMSLLYGLSFTIFYVAVGIPVARLADRSNRRNIIAFSVFLWSGMTALCGLARSFPLLFAARVGVGAGEGGLSPSAYSLLADYFPKNKLPAAMGVYQMGIYLGGACALLIGGLISTVVPPGEEVVLPLVGALKGWHIVFLALGVPGLLLSLLLLTVREPVRQGVAGEGAKVPISHFLSHLGGRKRAYLGIALGFALMIFVGNGTGAWIPAFLERKFGWSTAEIGASYGLIVFFCGTSGALAGGFFASWLRGRGYERANLQTALIGFLVLIPVTIGFPLMPSAGLALILIGIMNFFAGFNFGGGLAALQELTPNRMRALLSALYMLTINLIGAALGPTAVALITDFWFGDPQRLPDALAITCAIASPLAVLALLIGMRGYSDIQTAQEPQ
- a CDS encoding p-hydroxycinnamoyl CoA hydratase/lyase; the encoded protein is MTQLSTNGVVAYDVANGIAWVKYNRPDKRNAQSPTLNREMMEVLDALEYREDVGVLVLTGEGEAFCAGMDLKEYFRETEAQGLGATRQAQREAYGWWRRLRWYQKPTIAMVNGWCFGGAYGPLFACDLAFAADEAQFGLSEINWGILPGGGATKVAVELMPFRKAMYHAMMGENIDGKTAAEWGLVNEALPLARLRDRVTEVANVLLRKNPVALKATKDAVRRVSILPYDEAEDYLIRAQEAANSYDDDGRKEGIRQFIDEKSYKPGLGAYDKDRVKA
- a CDS encoding substrate-binding domain-containing protein, with translation MSQRSRRSSSAVTINEVAARAGVSAMTVSNVLLGRKKVLESTRDAVYQAVEELGYTPNAAARALASASQLRLGLIYRNPQSAFLSAVLVGALIASARLGAQLLIRSCDAENEEATAATLNGLVRSGANALLLPPPFCEIVDRSPELLAAGVPMMALSSGRELTHMPGVRVDDYEAARAMTLRLIALGHRRIALIEGPIQHYASATRLAGYRSALAASGIEEDESLIAKGDFTYDSGLVAAQRLLDLPQRPTAIFGFNDDIAAAVVSEAHRRGIVIPDELSVVGFDDTPIAVKIWPPLTTVRQPIVEISDLATQRLVEALRQPKEGGTTTTVHIPFSIIERESTGPVKP
- a CDS encoding glycoside hydrolase family 3 protein → MTLEPANPTSDPLALSVEDRAWVDRQLATLSVEDKIGQLFIFAAEQDTLEEIAGLAALKPGGIHRFPGHDLGKAWAATRAAIDSAETPVVISGDIEGGTISYRFSTAIPNQLGIAACDDLDLTAELARVVAEESAALGYNWSFTPVIDINAAWRNPAVGTRSYGSDIARIGDQARAYIQALQARGVAATAKHWPGEGYDDRDQHLVTTVNPLNMDAWEASFGKLYRQVIADGVMTVMSAHIALPAFVRSLLPDAGREAFRPASVSHLLNRELLRDRLGFKGLIVSDATGMGGLTSWADREERVPAVIENGCDMFLFSRSPAEDVGLMMKGLREGRLSEARLEAAVEKILTFKAKLGLHRMSADERLPPVETVRERLSVPANRTVAEQAAGQGITLVKDTQGLLPIDPVRHRRVVVIADAGWSFFIGAQPRDLDAFKDALRAEGFEVSDFDPDNRPTRADADLIVYLAGQEATPTIGSIFLDWGKLHGGTRKAMHRFGPEIPTLMISLGQPFYLFDAPDMATYINAYCGLESVQRALVPRLLGREPFSGVSPVDPFCGLEQLKW
- the gtdA gene encoding gentisate 1,2-dioxygenase; this encodes MVTPLPNDQQAQLQALYDAMAPEGLTPLWEVLSALVPPQPNSPARPHAWSYASARDYLMRAGDLISAAQAERRVLILENPGLAGQSSITPSLYAGLQLILPGEVAPCHRHTQCALRFVMEGEGAYTSVDGEKAVMQPFDLVLTPGGQWHDHGNPSAQPMIWLDGLDIPTVQHFDAGFAERLETEVHPETAAPGSTLAQYGRNLRPFRGSAADRRPAHQPMFHYRYQDWRASLDQMAAGAAIDPHLGHALEFVNPADGGPVMPTIAAHVRLIPAGFATKPRRSTDGTVFVVVEGSGEAVIGEQRVPLSPRDIFVVPSWHMLTLRAETPLVLFGYSDKAAQQKLNLFREECA
- a CDS encoding acetate--CoA ligase family protein; translated protein: MPDLSRLLTPRSVVIVGASSTPGALGNSVLRNLERHGYAGEIHLINPKRDQIGGRPCLKTIDELPHGIDAAVLAVPGPAVLPAVQALAERGVGAAIIFAAGFAEGGEEGLAAQAEVARIAAEHGMVVEGPNCLGLVNYAAGVPLTFVEAPVLDLKDKPAAGIVSQSGAMAVVLGTMLMGKGLGITLSVSTGNEAASGVEDYVEHLIGDPATLAIGMIVEQFRKPARFLALAERARAAGKHIVLLHPGTSNAARESAATHTGAMAGDWQLMKAKVERAGVVLVDSLEALGDVLELAVRGKPVRKGGTAVLTESGAFKALTLDLAERIGLDLPAMAGETAAAMRTAIPDFIPVSNPMDLTAQALVDPDLYRRTMIPLLADGNFSALVFGIIQTDEATSARKFPAIIDAVKALQPEKPVIFAGLDEGAPVPAEYIDALRTIGVTYFPSPDRAFRALRHLGRFAERDFERAGAASVTVDLPSGVIPEYRAKQLLAPAGIPFPAGGFAKNAEEARAVAARTGYPVAIKAQAAALSHKSDAGGVILNIADDAALDAAWVRLHGNIAAYDAGIIVEGAQVEAMGRRGVELIIGARNDPDWGPVILAGFGGVTAELLHDVRLLPADLTHAAIVAELRKLKQGALLDGYRGSPALDVDAVARLISDLGRVLAGTPSIREIDLNPVVVYPRGEGVVALDALILAD
- a CDS encoding MarR family winged helix-turn-helix transcriptional regulator produces the protein MSGNQNEIGALAPLVGYHLRRASGAFAADFAAAVEGTGMRQVLIGILAIVSNDKGINQGAVGRMLGIKRANMVSLINELVDAGLLEREVDPTDRRAFLLNLSSAGRATLAECLARIEAHEKKMLAGFTDAERATLLDLLGRIERRGGAAS